CTTTCGAAGGTGGTCTTGGAGTTGTGGACTAGAGGTTCACGTTTGGAATACATCCATATCAGAGACGTTTGTGGATCTTAGAGCTCAATTGGGTAACTATATTTAAGTTTGcgaaaaaataaagttatttagTCTGTTAACTTTTATTTGATAATGGATTTGTTCATCTTGGGATTCCCCCCCACCGCACCCCCTCCcaaatttttattgtgaaacagtttattttattggttttcctagaTCATCGTATCttatgcaatatatatatattccattttattttctaggATTATCATTTCTTGTgtcatatttatattttgtcatGCATAATATTCTGTTGTGCATAATATTGATGGTTGTTTGATTAATTTAAGGCTCgcataatttttctaatttataaCTTGGTTTTAAAACTAGATAATTACTTTTTTGACAAAGATTTAAACCCAAAACAGTGAACCAAATATGGTATATTAAaagatatttttcatacttggttgaaattttaaaaactactAATATTTTGCCCCTGCCGTACTTGACTAAATCAAAGAATGTTATAcaaattaaaagatattttaataattaattaaaattagataataacataaaaacaaaattattgtaAGTTACATGACAAATGTACATTTTGTAAGTCAAAGTATTTATCAAAACCCAAACATTataattgattataaataatttagaacagtttttaaaaattattttttatgaaacttcgataattgagttttaattaGAGTagtattttttgtgaaaaaaattgataatagtttcacttaaaataaatcatgttaATAAGTttaatgtacttttttttaattaacaaaaaaggGTCTTACGCATGTGATCATTAACCTAGCTCACTTGAACCCACAATACACATGGCGTGGGGGACTTCTGGGTACGTTAGAGCTATCCACGACATGGAACAACATTTGTTTGACGAAGCGCACAACTCGAATCAAGCAACTCCTAAACATGCAAGTGTAATCCAACCTGAGACTCCTACCAATGCACCACGCCCTAGGGGGCAAGTTTAATGTACTTCTAATGAGTTATTTGATGAAATTATAATACTTACATTGAGCCACATAGTATAAGCACAAcctatataaattgactattattagaaacaaaaattaagtttgattattaaaataataataataaatcaaatttcTAAAAACTATCGCTactagaattttaattaagtagtagcttaaaaaaaaaatttgaaactttagaaataaagttttacttAAAACAACTATGTTAATCATTTTAGCCTAAGACTTATTGCTGCAGTCCTATTACATCCATCTAGGATCAATTTACTAAGTTATATATATCCTGCTACAACTCATATCACGCATTATGGCGCCGGTCTAAAACCTATAGTGCATTACATGTTGATAGAaggaggaaaaaacaaaaagagagattgtGCTACTTGGCACAACCACAATTTATAAGACAAATTTTTAGTATATAATATAATGTGGTATTAATTATTTGGAGGTGAACTTTTGAGTTAGATAATGGGATTCGTAGATTATATTATAAGCAGCCACAGAAGGTGTACGACATTTATGTTTGTGGGGTGGGACTGCATGACCCTACGTTTGTTCATATCCCATTTCCTTCATTAATTTCCGCCATAATAAGAAGCGGCCGCAAAATttaaagtttcttttttatatatacaaatatataatcaaATACATGTATCAAAGACTTTTaggctttgaaaaaaaaaaaaaaaaaaaagagttggcCCAAAAAGTCCTAGTTaatgatttgttttttaaattagattgagggttttttttttctcccgaGGAAAAAGAGATATAATAACCTGTATTgtccatatatttttttctcttatataaGTTATGGCTGATAATTATTTGGtgaatttatatattgacaatAAATAGTTACAAATTTcactatataataataataataaatcttattctatgaaaaaatattgtaaaaataatcTCAATAATAGGTTTAAATtataactaataacaacttcttttttttgacaaagaactaataacaatttactatttataatttGCTGTAAAAATTTTATGGACGTAAGATGTAACCGttctctttatattttgtgcacatatttataaataaataaaaatgcatacTCATTAGAATTTAACCAAATATGATAAGTCctctttatgaattattttgtgtgtgtatatatatattgataactCAATATACGGTATATATATAAGCTCTTTCTTACTTTAgtggttcttttttctttttagtagaAAAGGAGCTTCATTAGCTAAAGAACAACCTTTTAACATACAACTTAATCTATTCCGATTCCAGAAAATTAACTAAGTACACAGGTGGacttcatataaaataaaatccttGTCTTGATTCGTGCCTAATCTTGCTAAGCCATTAGCACATCTATTCACATCACAAAAGCCGTTGTTAAACCTCACCTAGGGAAATGGGAAACTAATTGTATGCAATCATTCAAAACAGAAGAAATAGCATTGTCAGAGGATTGGGGAGAGTTTATTACAGGATGAATATGGCTTTAGCATCTACTTCTATCTCAACAGCAGAAAAATAAAGGTTTTGACAAAGAACTGATGGCAATTCCAATTTTTTCCTAGTAAAAATACGAACTCAAGAACCATTCACATCCCGGATGATGTTCCCACCTCCTGCTAGCCCGGGGACTTATTTTAGTATTTGAAAGACTAATACTTGTTTCTTTCATACACGTGCATAATTTTgtcaattaatttatttgatccTAATTAATGTTGGCGAGGCAAAAGCAGGTCTTTTGGCAGAAGGCAGTACAGAAAGCCAAAAATTAGGGACTGTTGATCCCATTCTTAAAGGGCACGCCCAACTGGCTTTCATTCACACGGATATTAGGCCCAATCATCTCTGATATCCAGGCTATTTTAGCTTCTCTTAGTTCTGACTTCCTAGTTAGCCCACTATAGATATCCAGGTTAGCAAATTTGTCAGCCCACAGGCCACAGCTTGGCAACTTGGACCTTCCAATGTGATCTGTGGGGCTTTATCGTTTGATCCTTGTGATTCAGACTCCTTTCTGTAGCACCAAGCTAGTGTTGCTATTCATATTTgcttttgggggaaaaaaagggaactaagaatataaatttttctCCGGTCAAGTTGAGGGATTTATGGTATGAAAATGATAggatcattttttattttgaaaaggaTAGGATCTTGGTTTGTACATAAACTTATATATTATGGAATCTAATAATGTATGTTACTAACTAAAAAAGGctatatagtttttcttttcaataaaaaaaaatgacaaaatatcataaaattaCCTATATTCAAACAACTCTGTAAACAACATTTAAAAGAAGGCTAATATATACTCTACACCTAAGTTTGAGATTGCATCTCCCTTCTATTATGATCCATCACATTTTGTAAACCATATAAAAATGAAGTCATTTTTATTccaaacccatatatatatatatatatatatatagaccatGGAAGAGAGATAGGCCAAGAGGGGAGGGCTTCATGGTAAAATATAAGGCCACAACATACAAATACAAGTTAAATGCAAATTTGGGATAAATCAACTTATGAACCTTCTATAATTCAAGATTTCGTAAATCGGACATGGAAATTGATCATGACCTCTTTACTACGAGTTTGATAATCCTGATTTCcccaattaaatattataaaataacaatGTAGATTTAGGATATTCGAAACAAGTTATGAAACTCTAAGGATATTCTTTTCAATTTACTTTGAGCTAGAGTATAAAATAGTATAATGTATACTCAATCCACAATTagatttgattctcaaaaaaaaaaaaaatccacaattaGATTTAAAGTACAATTCAGTCACAAgatcaaatataaatttatcaaaattttgaaattaaaggaaaatagGTCATATACTTCTAATTAAAATAGAGATTAatagttcctcaaaaaaaaaaaaaaaaaaaaaaaagaaagaaagagagtttaATAAGAACCCAAGTAAGAGTTCAAACTCTTAGTAATCAAGGGGATAACAACAAATTTAGAAATGATTATTAGATTGAAAGAGAATAAAGAGAAGTATACACTTGTGATATTGGATACAAGTTATAGGGTTCCAAGATTAGTAATCAATATATAGAGAGGGACTAAAGAAAATCATGAATTTCCCATTTCTCAATCAACAAACATCCCTTTCAATTGGTCTACGATGTTATtgtctaataaataaataaataattaaaaaaaaattatccatacCTTGGTAATTTGGCTGTATTTTCCTTAAATCAATGGATAAAACAGTTTAATTATAATGTTTATGGTGTTTAAGAGTAGCTAATTAAGGGATTGAATAAGAACTAGTTTATGAATGGTGGTGTATGTATTTTGTTATAAATCTATGAGAACTTTGGGATTTTGTAACTTTGCTGTAAGCCATCAAAAGAGCCTTTGAATACAACTTTGGATTTGTCCATGTTTTTTATTCTGCTACATCATTTTATGATTCTTTAGAGTCAGAAAACAATGGGAATTGGGTCCTTCACCCAGGCTAATAAAGTTAGGATTCAGGATCTTTGGTTTGGATTAAAGAACGCCACATCAATGAAGGAGGTAAGTTTGATGTTAACTCTAGTGGTTGGTATCATCATTCTTATTAAGTTTATgatgtttttgttatttgattCCAAGGCATTGTATCAAAAAAGATTCCAAGGCATTGGGTAACAATTCAGTGCCAGTCCGGCAATACGGtaagaaaggggaaaaagagCTTTAAGGCCCTTTAAAGTTAAAACCTTTTATCAAAAATTGTCAGTTTGTCActtatttggtaattttgttaaaaaaaataattaattaggatCCCCTTAGAGCTGGAAAGAATTATTTAAGCCAAAACTAAAACTCCGAGCTTCAATATTAATTGGAAATCATGAATTGACATAAATGGTCATGTTTACTTTTCTAACACAaaatactcatgcattttgagagagagagagagggagagagataatagaaatagaaatagaaattaaaattaaatttggaattagaattagaattgaaattgaaattgaaattgaaataatgattattaaataaacattgCCCATAAATTGAATTAATGGGAATCAAGACATAAAGTACGAAAATTCAAAGCACTTttattatgtcatttttttgtcgttttacatatttaaaagtTTAGTATTAACTTGGGTACCAAATTAGGGTAAAAACATCAAATAACTTTATTGTTTTAGTATGTCAAACGCTCTAAAGGCCAAAtctctttttagttttatatcaCTTCTTACCAAAACTCTACAACTAAACCACTACTTTATATGGTAAATACCAAATGAACCCATAACTTGCTTGTGTTGTGTTCGTTTAAAGAAAACTTTGGCTTGACATTGTAAGGTCGATGGGAGGGGGGCTTCACAGTTCACACGCTATCTTGCCCTTGCCATTTTGTTCCTATATACGTACCTATTGAGACATTCCTTGTATTGAAATTTTATCTGCACCTCTATAACTATAAGTTGTCCTTGATTATTGGAACTTTCATTGATTTTACACACATGCTTGTGATCTTGTTTTGGCTTGGTATGCCACTTTCTTACCACATGAATTATGTTGTGAATCTATCTTGAGCACTGAaatgtttgtacttttttttttttttttttataattctagGCTTGAGATATTTATAGTGACCTCACACAAGGAGTTAATATGTGGGTGTGTGTGATCAATCAATCTACTCTCCCGTGtaggagtctctctctctctggtaaGGGTCTCTTCCTCCCATAGGCTACATCCAACGTGGGTTTCTCTCTTTGGCTATCTCAGTTTTTTCTTTAGGACTGGGGTATGGTCAAACGATAGTCTTGCAGTATGGAACAGGCTGTGCTAGATGGATTGTAGAACTTGCAACTCACCAAGGAAGAGGAAGATagcattcaaatttcaaaccacaacAACAATGACCTCCTGGAAGAATGCCAGTTAAGTCTCTTTGGAAAACTCTTGTCGGACAGAAAGCAAAATCAACGAGCTCTAAAAAGAACACTAAGGTCGGTTTGGAGGATGGGAACGGATTTGAGAATAGTGGAGGTTGGGAATGATGTTCTTCAGTTCAAGTTTAACTCAAAGCACCAGATGGAATGGGTGGAGAAAAATGGGCCGTGGAATTTTGATAATAATCTTCTCTTACTGTGTAGATGGAGAAAAGGATTAAAAGCTGCAAACATCATATTCTCCCATTCACCCTTTTGGGTACAAGTATGGGGGGTACCTTTTGAATTGATGACAGAAGATACTGGGAGGGATATAAGAAACACGATGGGCATGTTCGTTGAAATGGATAAACGCTCCTGGCAGATGGAACAAGCCAAGTTCATGAGGATTAGGGTCGAGTTGCCAATCAACAGACCACTATGAAGGGGAGGTTACCTAAGGACTATGGAAGGAGAGAAGACATGGGTCACCTTCAGGTATGAAAGGCTTCCAACTATATGTTTTGCTTGTGGTAGAATAGGCCATGATGTAAGACATTGTGAAGTATCCATTGATAGCCAACCAAAAGAGCATCAGTACGGTGACTGGATTAGAGCAAATGGAAGCCACAAGGGATTATCTAAGAAGATGAAGGCCGAAAAAGGGGCAAGCAACCTGTCCAACGACGATGGTGAAAGAATCAAATCACCACCGCAAAGGACGGTAACAGAGAATCTTGGAACTGACAGCGGTGTAGTGGGTAGAAGATCTGATGGAGACGAAGGGGGAAGGTCTGATAGTTTGGGCGCTCAAGATGATGCTGATGGGTCAGAAGGTCAGAGAGCTAGCACCCCTATGAGATGGGACAGCTCTGAGGAAAGGCTACCAACTATAAGGAAAACAGAGCCCACACGTGAAAGTCAAAAGTCATTACACCTAGTCTCAGTAAGTGACAGCGACAAAGTGTGTGACGATGAAAACTCAATAGTGGGcttacaaaaaggaaaaatgattgAAGAGCCCGAAGTTACAAGCCCAATGAAGCCCAAGGTGGGTGCCAGCGCAGATGAAGATTTGGGCTTCCTTGATATGGggcaaaacaaagaaaaaaagcctACTGAGGGAAGGAAATGGAAGAAACTAGCTAGGGAACAAGGCCTAACAAAGGATGTAGTTATAAAGGGCCAAGAGACTGCAGTTGGAGGCAAACGtggaagaagggcaaaaaagaaagaagtggaCGGGGAAAGAAAAGCTAAAAGGAGATGTGAGAGGGACTTAACCAACGATGCGTCAGCATCTAGTGAAACGGCAGTGGCTGCTGAGCAGCACCGTCGAGAACTTTGATTGCCTTGAGCtggaactgccgggggcttgggaacccccgGTCAATCGGAGCGTTGCGTGATTACGTGCGACGTTGGGATCCCATGGTGGTCTTCTTGTTGGAGACTAAGAGAAAGATTGCAGGTATGAAGAAAGTGAAAGGTAAGATAGGTTATGTAAATGGTTTTTATGTCCAACAAAAAGGGAAGGGAGGGGGCTTAGCAatgttttggaaaaaagaagTTAATTTAGAAGTATAAAGCTATTCCAGACACCATATTGATGCTGTGATTGTTGAGGAAGAAACTGGATTTAAATGGAGGATAACTAGTTTTTATGGGCACCCAAAGACTCATTGTAGAAAGAAATCCTGGAGCTTTCTTAACACACTCAATCGACAGTATCAATTGTCGTGGTTATGCcttggtgattttaatgagattcTTAAAAGGGAGGAAAAATTAGGAGGCCCCCCCAGACCCCACCAGCAAATTGAAGCGTTCCGAAATATCGTTGACAAATGTGGCTTCAAGGATATGGGGTACCATGGGCCTGATGATACATGGTGCAATCAATAGGAAGGGGAAAATAGGGTGTACTTGAGGCTAGATAGAGCCCTTGCAACAATGGACTGGCTGGATCACTTTCAGAACATCAAGGTACAGCACCTGATGGACACAACTTCTGATCATTTCCCCATTTTGTTAGCTGATGCGAAAGTGTTGAAGGAACGAAGGAAGTGCAGATTTCATTTTGAAGCCATATGGACTAGACGGGAGGATTGTAAGGAGTTAATCAAGGAAGTTTGGGATGGAGGAACAAACCTGGGCAGTCCGAATGGGCTTAGTACAGGACTCAAACAATGTGCAGAAGCCCTCTCAAATTGGAGCACAGCTGCATTTGGGCAGATTCCAAATAAGATACAGGAGAAAAAAAGGGCAATAAG
This genomic stretch from Quercus lobata isolate SW786 chromosome 3, ValleyOak3.0 Primary Assembly, whole genome shotgun sequence harbors:
- the LOC115980737 gene encoding uncharacterized protein LOC115980737 codes for the protein MGIGSFTQANKVRIQDLWFGLKNATSMKENLQLTKEEEDSIQISNHNNNDLLEECQLSLFGKLLSDRKQNQRALKRTLRSVWRMGTDLRIVEVGNDVLQFKFNSKHQMEWVEKNGPWNFDNNLLLLCRWRKGLKAANIIFSHSPFWVQVWGVPFELMTEDTGRDIRNTMGMFVEMDKRSWQMEQAKFMRIRVELPINRPL